A single genomic interval of Bacillota bacterium harbors:
- a CDS encoding SMC family ATPase has protein sequence MRPIRLTMTAFGPYGGRQNLDFRELRDRSFLLIHGPTGSGKTTILDAICFALYGSASGSERDARQMRSHHAPPDLVTEVALDFSVGPEVYRVWRSPDQEVEKRRGQGVSRRKAEAALWRRTGVTDPGDAGVVLATGPRDVTLRIQEILGFRDDQFRQVVLLPQGEFRRVLSSGSKDRQEILEILFRTEIYRAMENSLKEAVAELRRERDALAEKRQWQLSEAGAADCEEIERRLADDLDREREAIARVGKAKAALASARDALTEAARVRDRVDELESARRELDALATTGPEIEARRAELVRARKAESLGDAEAALAARTREAEQTRALAEDCRARLDRALEALGLAESRLDVEKSPQRQKEREDARDEVMRLRELAPRVEAIDRARGAVIEARERAFSAGECAEAARRELDRLTAEARQMRAEQGMAQAEAACEAKWAAEVERVERLIGRINELVFLRGELARREQAASDARNRAAHAEAAHTRAREELARLREAWVRGQAARLAAQLIPGEPCPVCGSREHPVPAQAGEGMPTERTMKNAEEAEAGLDRAFRQAQADAGRAAAEEAAARGSVSQILSGLGRDSEITPEAASAAFTAARRNLEAARSAAEKAERLAGELARCEHERQRVESELGERESARSRALAELAAAEASLAEREQNVPPNLRAPDALEAALKSAVSTLESLESAARLAEEEAGRARQEVASAQASLDAALRAARAAASALEADRAEFAARLIRAGFSGPEEYQAARRPLEVISELESRVTEYDQMVHAAQERLTRAEAAARGLAEPDMASLEEAFVRAQAETDAAVAERARLGSQVARERQWLESLRRIERNFSELEAKYAVAGRVAEVACGANEYGLTFERFVLGAMLDDVTSAATERLRVMSRGRYQLRRTMDRARRNSPGGLELEVLDSFTGTERSVSTLSGGEGFLASLALALGLADVVQAYSGGIRLDTIFVDEGFGSLDPESLDLALAALMDLQKGSGRLVGIISHVPELKERIDARLEVTTTEKGSIARFRVS, from the coding sequence ATGAGGCCTATCAGACTGACAATGACGGCGTTCGGCCCCTACGGTGGTCGCCAGAACCTGGACTTCAGAGAACTCCGGGACAGGTCGTTCCTCCTGATACATGGACCGACAGGGTCCGGCAAAACAACGATCCTCGACGCGATATGCTTCGCCCTCTACGGCAGTGCCAGCGGGTCGGAGCGAGATGCCAGGCAGATGAGGAGCCATCACGCGCCTCCCGACCTTGTCACTGAGGTCGCCTTGGACTTCTCGGTCGGGCCAGAGGTGTACAGGGTTTGGCGCAGCCCCGACCAGGAGGTGGAAAAGAGGCGAGGCCAGGGTGTGTCCAGGAGGAAGGCGGAGGCTGCACTGTGGAGGAGAACCGGCGTCACGGACCCCGGGGACGCCGGGGTGGTGCTCGCGACCGGGCCGAGGGATGTGACTCTGAGAATCCAGGAAATCCTCGGGTTCCGGGACGACCAGTTCAGGCAGGTAGTTCTTCTCCCGCAGGGAGAGTTCCGCAGAGTCCTTTCCTCCGGTTCGAAAGACCGTCAGGAGATCCTGGAGATCCTCTTCCGGACTGAGATATACAGGGCCATGGAGAACTCCCTGAAAGAGGCAGTGGCTGAGCTCCGGCGTGAGCGTGATGCGCTCGCGGAGAAGCGACAGTGGCAGTTGAGCGAGGCCGGTGCCGCCGACTGCGAGGAAATCGAGCGCAGGCTCGCAGATGACCTGGACCGGGAGCGTGAGGCCATTGCCAGGGTGGGCAAGGCGAAAGCCGCGCTCGCGTCAGCCAGGGACGCTCTGACCGAGGCCGCCCGTGTGCGGGACAGGGTTGACGAACTCGAGAGCGCGAGGCGGGAGTTGGATGCCCTGGCTACGACGGGGCCTGAGATCGAGGCCCGGCGGGCGGAGCTTGTCCGCGCCCGCAAAGCAGAATCCCTCGGAGACGCCGAGGCCGCTCTGGCCGCGCGGACCCGCGAAGCGGAGCAGACACGGGCCCTGGCGGAAGACTGCCGGGCCAGGCTGGACAGGGCCTTGGAAGCCCTTGGGCTGGCTGAATCCCGGCTTGACGTGGAGAAGTCACCCCAACGCCAGAAGGAGCGCGAAGACGCCAGAGATGAGGTTATGCGCCTCCGGGAGCTCGCCCCGCGAGTCGAGGCCATCGACCGGGCGCGTGGCGCCGTCATCGAGGCGCGGGAACGGGCGTTCTCGGCAGGTGAGTGCGCGGAGGCGGCCCGGCGTGAGCTGGACAGGCTCACCGCGGAGGCCAGGCAGATGCGGGCGGAACAGGGGATGGCACAGGCGGAGGCGGCCTGCGAAGCTAAATGGGCAGCTGAGGTTGAACGAGTTGAAAGGCTGATCGGCCGCATCAATGAGCTCGTATTCCTACGCGGGGAACTCGCCCGCCGCGAGCAGGCTGCATCTGACGCACGTAATAGGGCGGCCCACGCTGAGGCGGCTCACACCCGGGCCAGGGAGGAACTGGCCCGACTGCGCGAGGCCTGGGTGCGGGGGCAAGCTGCCCGCCTGGCGGCGCAGCTGATCCCCGGCGAGCCGTGCCCGGTGTGTGGGTCGCGGGAGCATCCCGTCCCGGCCCAGGCAGGTGAAGGTATGCCCACGGAGCGCACTATGAAGAACGCTGAGGAGGCGGAAGCCGGTCTCGATCGGGCCTTCCGTCAAGCCCAGGCGGATGCGGGCCGGGCAGCGGCGGAAGAGGCGGCTGCTCGAGGTTCGGTATCCCAGATCCTGTCCGGACTTGGGCGGGACTCGGAGATCACCCCGGAGGCCGCGTCGGCAGCCTTTACGGCTGCAAGGAGAAACCTAGAAGCCGCCAGATCAGCGGCGGAGAAAGCTGAGCGGCTCGCTGGGGAACTGGCGCGGTGCGAGCATGAGCGGCAGAGAGTCGAGTCCGAGCTCGGAGAACGCGAGTCGGCACGGTCGCGCGCTCTGGCTGAACTCGCTGCAGCTGAGGCTTCCCTTGCCGAGCGGGAGCAGAACGTCCCCCCGAACCTGAGAGCTCCAGATGCCCTCGAGGCTGCGCTCAAGTCGGCCGTGAGCACGCTTGAGTCGCTGGAATCGGCAGCCCGCCTGGCAGAAGAAGAGGCGGGCAGGGCGAGACAGGAAGTGGCGTCGGCGCAGGCATCCCTGGACGCCGCCCTCCGGGCGGCACGGGCGGCCGCCTCAGCCTTGGAGGCGGATAGAGCGGAGTTTGCTGCCAGGCTCATCCGGGCCGGGTTTTCGGGCCCCGAGGAGTACCAGGCAGCCCGGCGGCCTTTGGAGGTCATCTCCGAGCTTGAATCCAGGGTAACCGAGTACGACCAGATGGTTCACGCGGCCCAGGAGAGGCTCACTCGCGCGGAGGCGGCGGCGAGAGGGCTGGCTGAACCGGACATGGCGAGCCTCGAGGAAGCATTTGTTCGAGCACAGGCAGAAACCGACGCGGCGGTGGCGGAACGCGCCAGGCTCGGAAGCCAAGTTGCTCGGGAAAGGCAATGGCTTGAGAGCCTTCGGAGAATAGAGAGAAACTTCTCGGAACTGGAGGCGAAATACGCCGTTGCCGGACGGGTCGCCGAGGTGGCTTGTGGCGCCAATGAGTACGGGCTCACCTTCGAGCGGTTTGTCCTCGGGGCGATGCTGGACGATGTAACGAGCGCGGCCACTGAGAGGTTGCGCGTCATGAGCAGAGGTAGATATCAGCTGCGGCGGACCATGGACCGCGCCAGGAGGAACTCCCCGGGTGGGCTGGAACTTGAGGTTCTGGACTCCTTCACCGGGACGGAGCGGAGCGTCAGCACGCTATCGGGAGGCGAAGGGTTCCTCGCGTCGCTTGCGTTGGCACTGGGCCTGGCGGACGTGGTCCAGGCCTACTCCGGCGGGATCAGGCTGGACACGATCTTTGTGGATGAAGGGTTCGGGAGCCTGGATCCGGAGTCTCTCGACCTCGCCCTCGCTGCCCTGATGGACCTGCAAAAGGGAAGCGGACGCCTTGTGGGGATCATCTCACACGTGCCCGAACTCAAGGAGCGGATAGACGCAAGGCTCGAGGTGACCACGACGGAGAAGGGAAGCAT